CGCAAGCTGCTGAAAAACCATACCAGACACCTGGCCGCGCTTAACCTCGTGGCTGAAAAGGGGGGCTGGAGCCAGCCTGTACCTGCAGGGCGATTTAAAGGAGTGGCCGTACATGAAGCTTTTGGCAGCGTTGTAGCCATTATCGCTGAAGTAAGTGTTGACAATGGCCTGGCGCATGTACATAAAGTGGATTGCGCTATTGAATGCGGCCTGGCGGTAAACCCGGAAGGTGTAAAGGCACAAATGGAAAGCGGTATCATTTTCGGCATGTCGATGGCTACATACGGTAATCTGACGATTGTGAACGGGCAGCTGCAACAGAATAATTTTTACGACTACCGCATTACAAGGATGTACGAGGCCCCGCAGATCAATGTTTACATTGTGGACAGCAAGGAAAAAATGGGCGGTGCAGGAGAATGCGCCGTACCGCCAACAGCACCGGCCATTGTCAATGCCATTTTTGCGGCCACCGGAAAACGGATTTACAATTTACCTATTATTAACACCAGACTCGAACAAAAGGTATGAAAAAGCTAATCATTATCACGATCATTTTATTTATATCCTGCATGGTATTACTGTCGTTTAAGGAGACGGCTGCACCGCACCCAGATCATGAAGTAGTATTGCGCAAAGACAGCGTCGCTTCTGTTAAAGCCTTTGCACAGGTATATACCGTATTAATGAGCACACGCTGTATGAACTGCCATCCGGCCGGGGATATACCGCTGCAGGGGGACGATAGCCACCTGCACGCTATGTTCCCTAAAAGAGGTATTGACGGCAAAGGTGTTTATGCCATGAAGTGCGCCAACTGTCACCAGCCCACCAATACCCCGGGACTACACACGCCTCCCGGCAATCCAAACTGGCATCTGCCGCCGGCAGATATGAAAATGGTTTTCCAGGGAAGAACGCCACGTCAATTGGCCAAACAATTAATTGATCCCAAGCAAAACGGACACAAGGATATGCAGAAGCTGATCGCGCATGCGGATGACGGTTTGGTGGTCGGTGCCTGGAACCCTGGTGAAGGCCGTAAGGGACCGCCAATGAGCCATGCAGCATTCAAGAAGGCCTGGCTGACCTGGCTCAGAACAGGGGCCTATGCCCCCGCTAAGTAATTGTCAGATTCCGAACTGCGATAAATAATAAATTTACCGGTATTTTACCTAATTTACGACTTACAGAAGAGCATGTAATTCTTCTGTAACATATACCATTATATGATAACCAGGAGAATAACTAATCCTTTCTTATTACTGTTTTTAATCACTGTGTGTTTTATCACACCACTTCAAATACAGGCCCAGTCTTCGCTGCAATCATTTCGGCTTCAGCAGGTAAAGTTACTCCCCGGCGTGTTTAATGATGCACAACAAACGGATATGACTTATATGCTGGCGTTGGACCCTGACCGGTTATTAGCTCCGTATCTTACAGAGGCCGGGTTAACACCGAAGAAAAAAAACTACGGGAACTGGGAAAACACAGGCTTGGATGGACATATCGGCGGGCACTACCTGTCCGCTTTATCAAATATGTATGCTTCAACCGGCAACGCCGAAATGGGCAGGCGACTGGATTATATGCTGCGTGAATTAAAACGCGCCCAGGATAAAACAGGAAGCGGTTACCTCGGGGGTACGCCGGGCGGCACGGCCATGTGGAAGGATATCGCTGCAGGAAAAATTGTAGCCGACACATTTGCGCTGAATAAAAAATGGGTTCCGCTTTATAATATTCACAAGCTTTTTGCCGGACTCCGGGATGCCTATATGGTCGCCGGAAAAACACAGGCAAAGGACATCCTCATTCGGTTGACAGACTATATCGACGGAGTTTCCCGGAAATTAACCGACGAACAGATCCAGAGGATGCTTATTTCAGAGCATGGGGGATTAAACGAAGTGTTCGCCGATGTGGCCGTTATTACCGGGCAGGATAAGTACCTGATACTGGCCCGCAGGTTCTCTCATAAAGAGATTTTAAATCCATTGATACAGCACCAGGACCGGCTTGACCGGCTGCATGCCAATATGCAAATCCCTAAAGCTGTAGGCTTTCAGCGGATCTCAGAGGTCGGCGGGGATGCGGACTACGGCAAGGCGGCAGAATTCTTTTGGGAAACAGTGGTCAATAACCGTTCAGTGGTAATAGGCGGTAACAGCGTAAATGAACACTTCAATCCCATGCATGATTTCAGCAAAATGATCACTGATATCGCGGGACCGGAAACATGCAACTCGTATAACATGCTGAAACTGACCCGGCATCTTTTTGAAAAAGGGGCAAACGTTAAGTACATGGATTTCTATGAGCGGGTTTTGTATAATCACATTTTATCGAGCCAGCATCCGGCACATGGCGGTTTTGTCTACTATACATCCATGCGGCCAAGGCATTACCGGGTGTATTCGCAGCCGCAGGTGACCATGTGGTGCTGCGTGGGATCGGGAATGGAAAACCATGGCAAATATGGTGAACTGATCTACAGCCATCAGCAAAAAGATCTTTTTGTAAACCTGTTTATACCCTCACGCCTGAACTGGGCAGCACAGGGACTCGTTCTTTCGCAGCAAACCAAATTTCCTGATGAAGAAACCACACAGCTGATTGTTGAAGCGGTGAAGCCAGGCACTTTCAGCATTAATGTTCGTTACCCTAACTGGGTAAAGGCCGGCAAGCTGGAAATAAAAATAAACGGTGCCAAAGCAGCAGTTGATGCTCAGCCAGGCTCATATGTAAAGCTCAACCGGATTTGGAAGAAGGGGGACAAAATTGACGTACGCCTGCCTATGGAAATTACTACGGAAAACTTACCGGACAGCTCGCATTATACTGCATTCCTGCACGGGCCTATTGTATTGGCGGCAAAGACCGACACAACGGACCTGGATAATCTGATTGCAGATGGCGATCAGTTTGGTGGGTATCGTGCCAGGGGAAAAATGTATCCGTTAGATGCTGCCCCTGTGCTGGCGAGTAATGAACCGGATATTACCAGATATCTTAAACCGGTTGCGGGAAAGGTTCAGACCTTTATTGCGCCGGAATTGATCAGTCCTGCAACATTCAAGAATCTTGAATTGATTCCATTTTATAAACTACATGACGCCCGATATATGATCTACTGGAAAAAAACAGCATCGAATTAATGTCATAATCTGAGAAAATCGGTCATGTACTAAAGTCCCGGCAGCGTTCATGTTTTACAGAACGCTGCAGGAAGATAAAAGCAAATTTTCAGAGCTGATAAATTCATTGATTTCAGTTCGGATTGTCGTTACTTCAGGGGATCATATCCCGGTTTTTTATACAGCTGATCCCAATGGCCAAGGATGTCCGGTTTATATACCTTTTCTATCCATTCATCCTTTTCAATATCTTCAATACTTACCGATATATTGGGCTCTTCGCTGTGAACAGTATTCATTACAGCCTTCGTAATTTCTTCGGCAAGTCTTGCTTTGTCTTCTTTTGACTTGCCGGCTATTTTAACATGAACATGCGGCATTCTTCCTCCGTTGTTTTTGATTACCCGTCATACTGCTGGTCTGTCACCTGTTCCATCCAATCTACCGGTGAACCGTTTTCTTTTTCCTGAATAGCTATATGGCTCACCGCGGTGGCAGCAGTTGCCCCATGCCAATGTTTTTCACCTGGTGTAAAGTATATGACATCACCCTGGTGGATTTCTTCCCTTGCACTGCCTTCACGCTGAACCCAGCCGGCACCGGCAGTTATAATTAATGTCTGTCCGAATGGATGCGTATGCCAGGCCGTACGTGAGCCCGGCTCGAAGGTTACCAATGCCATGGTAACCCGTGAGGGTTCCGGTGGGTTGATAAGCGGATCAATCCGTACTGTTCCTTTAAAGTATTCTGCGGGGCCTTTACCTGAAGGCTGTGAGCCGCTGCGTTTAATTTCCATAATATTTTCTTTTGACAGATGCTAAAATATTTACTGTTTAAAGTTTCGTTCAAAACTGATTTATTGCAGCATCAATAATATAGAGGTATTCTA
The genomic region above belongs to Mucilaginibacter sp. KACC 22773 and contains:
- a CDS encoding (R)-mandelonitrile lyase, which codes for MEIKRSGSQPSGKGPAEYFKGTVRIDPLINPPEPSRVTMALVTFEPGSRTAWHTHPFGQTLIITAGAGWVQREGSAREEIHQGDVIYFTPGEKHWHGATAATAVSHIAIQEKENGSPVDWMEQVTDQQYDG
- a CDS encoding glycoside hydrolase family 127 protein, with translation MCFITPLQIQAQSSLQSFRLQQVKLLPGVFNDAQQTDMTYMLALDPDRLLAPYLTEAGLTPKKKNYGNWENTGLDGHIGGHYLSALSNMYASTGNAEMGRRLDYMLRELKRAQDKTGSGYLGGTPGGTAMWKDIAAGKIVADTFALNKKWVPLYNIHKLFAGLRDAYMVAGKTQAKDILIRLTDYIDGVSRKLTDEQIQRMLISEHGGLNEVFADVAVITGQDKYLILARRFSHKEILNPLIQHQDRLDRLHANMQIPKAVGFQRISEVGGDADYGKAAEFFWETVVNNRSVVIGGNSVNEHFNPMHDFSKMITDIAGPETCNSYNMLKLTRHLFEKGANVKYMDFYERVLYNHILSSQHPAHGGFVYYTSMRPRHYRVYSQPQVTMWCCVGSGMENHGKYGELIYSHQQKDLFVNLFIPSRLNWAAQGLVLSQQTKFPDEETTQLIVEAVKPGTFSINVRYPNWVKAGKLEIKINGAKAAVDAQPGSYVKLNRIWKKGDKIDVRLPMEITTENLPDSSHYTAFLHGPIVLAAKTDTTDLDNLIADGDQFGGYRARGKMYPLDAAPVLASNEPDITRYLKPVAGKVQTFIAPELISPATFKNLELIPFYKLHDARYMIYWKKTASN
- a CDS encoding tautomerase family protein, with translation MPHVHVKIAGKSKEDKARLAEEITKAVMNTVHSEEPNISVSIEDIEKDEWIEKVYKPDILGHWDQLYKKPGYDPLK